Proteins from one Chroococcidiopsis sp. CCMEE 29 genomic window:
- a CDS encoding amino acid ABC transporter substrate-binding protein produces the protein MRKWSSLLLTLMLLAVPLVGCSRFYAQGSAASASSLLDRVKNRGKLVCGVSGELPGFSYVNQQGEYSGLDVDVCRAIAAALFDDPDAVDYRNLNAKERFTAVQAGEVDILSRNTTWTISRDTSVGLEFAPTVFYDGQGMMVKKASGIKNLKDLEGSSVCVQTGTTTEQNLADQMRKLGVKYTPIVFEDVNAAFATYEEGRCDGMTADRSALVARRSVLKNPDEHILLEELLSKEPLAPAVINGDARWFDTVKWVIFGLIEAEELGINSQNIDSFTNTDNSVVKRLLGTEGNLGQGLGLPNDFVARAVRKVGNYGEIYNRNLGPGTPFNLPRGQNEIWTKGGLLYAPPFR, from the coding sequence ATGCGTAAATGGAGTTCTCTGCTGCTAACGCTTATGCTGCTAGCAGTTCCCCTAGTCGGCTGTAGCCGATTCTATGCCCAGGGTTCCGCAGCGTCAGCGTCGAGTCTGTTAGATAGGGTGAAAAACCGTGGCAAGCTGGTCTGTGGCGTTAGTGGTGAGTTACCAGGGTTTAGCTACGTCAACCAACAGGGCGAATACTCTGGGCTTGACGTGGATGTGTGCCGGGCGATCGCTGCCGCCTTGTTTGATGACCCAGATGCTGTAGATTACCGCAATCTCAACGCCAAAGAACGATTTACGGCGGTACAAGCTGGGGAAGTAGATATCCTTAGCCGCAACACCACTTGGACGATCAGCCGCGATACTTCTGTAGGGCTGGAGTTTGCACCAACTGTGTTCTACGACGGTCAAGGCATGATGGTGAAAAAAGCCAGTGGGATTAAAAACTTGAAAGATTTAGAAGGCAGTTCCGTTTGCGTTCAAACAGGGACAACGACCGAGCAGAATTTGGCAGACCAGATGCGTAAACTCGGCGTAAAGTATACGCCTATCGTCTTTGAAGATGTCAATGCTGCCTTCGCAACTTATGAGGAAGGGCGTTGTGATGGCATGACTGCCGATCGCTCGGCGCTTGTCGCTCGCCGCAGCGTGCTGAAGAACCCAGACGAACACATACTACTTGAAGAGTTGTTGTCCAAAGAACCCCTAGCGCCAGCAGTGATCAATGGTGATGCGCGATGGTTTGACACGGTGAAGTGGGTGATCTTTGGTCTGATTGAGGCCGAAGAGCTAGGAATTAACTCCCAGAACATCGACTCTTTTACAAATACGGATAACTCAGTAGTTAAGCGCCTGCTTGGGACAGAAGGCAATTTGGGTCAAGGTCTAGGTTTGCCCAACGACTTCGTCGCGCGCGCTGTGAGGAAGGTAGGCAACTACGGCGAGATTTATAACCGCAACCTCGGTCCTGGTACGCCATTCAATTTGCCGCGCGGTCAGAATGAGATCTGGACCAAGGGTGGCTTGCTCTACGCTCCCCCATTCCGGTAG
- a CDS encoding ABC transporter permease subunit (The N-terminal region of this protein, as described by TIGR01726, is a three transmembrane segment that identifies a subfamily of ABC transporter permease subunits, which specificities that include histidine, arginine, glutamine, glutamate, L-cystine (sic), the opines (in Agrobacterium) octopine and nopaline, etc.), with amino-acid sequence MSTSRQRGNSRLPNFKDLPTLLRDARFWRFAAQAIAVLLVVLLVILIVDNVIYNLRQLGIQLGFDFLRTQASFDIGETLIPYSPADSYTRAILVGLVNSLRVTVLGLIFATMLGLLAGIARLSSNWLLRQLALVYVEIFRNTPLLLQLFFWYFAVFLKLPGVENSITLPGPTYLTSRGVFLPWFNPTAGTGLWLVLLALGIGGAIALWRWRVRLILEQGRPGNPILWSLGPLVASGLLALILTRTIPFSWNLPQLVGGTQLQGGLRLSPEFSTLVIGLVVYTGSFIAEIVRAGIQAVPRGQWEAARALGLKPGRIMQMVILPQALRVIIPPLTSQYLNLAKNSSLAIAIGFPDVYFVASTTFNQTGRAVEVMLLIMITYLTISLTISLLMNLYNQTVQLKER; translated from the coding sequence ATGAGCACCAGTCGTCAACGTGGTAACTCGCGTTTGCCCAACTTTAAGGATCTACCAACCCTATTGCGGGATGCCCGGTTTTGGCGGTTTGCTGCACAGGCGATCGCTGTTCTGCTGGTTGTCCTGCTGGTGATTCTGATTGTAGACAATGTCATCTACAACCTGCGGCAATTAGGCATCCAGTTGGGATTTGACTTTCTCAGGACACAGGCTTCGTTTGATATTGGCGAAACCCTCATACCTTACAGCCCGGCTGATAGCTACACTCGGGCAATCTTAGTGGGGTTAGTTAACTCCTTACGAGTAACAGTGCTGGGTCTAATCTTTGCCACGATGCTTGGCTTGCTGGCGGGAATTGCCCGTCTGTCTAGTAACTGGTTACTGCGGCAGCTCGCTTTGGTGTATGTCGAGATATTTCGCAATACACCGTTACTCCTGCAACTTTTCTTCTGGTACTTTGCCGTTTTCCTGAAACTACCGGGTGTTGAGAACAGCATTACTCTGCCTGGACCAACCTACCTGACCAGTCGTGGGGTATTTCTGCCCTGGTTCAACCCGACTGCTGGGACAGGATTATGGCTGGTGTTGCTGGCGCTGGGAATTGGAGGTGCGATCGCACTTTGGCGTTGGCGCGTGCGCCTCATACTAGAGCAAGGTCGTCCTGGAAACCCAATATTGTGGTCTCTCGGACCACTTGTTGCTTCTGGTCTGCTTGCTTTAATACTGACTCGGACAATACCGTTCAGCTGGAACTTACCTCAACTGGTTGGAGGTACACAACTCCAGGGTGGGTTACGGCTGTCACCGGAGTTCAGCACCTTAGTGATCGGGCTGGTTGTCTATACCGGCAGTTTCATTGCCGAAATTGTTCGAGCTGGAATTCAGGCGGTGCCTAGAGGTCAGTGGGAGGCGGCACGCGCTTTGGGACTCAAACCGGGTCGGATCATGCAGATGGTGATCTTGCCGCAAGCGCTGCGGGTGATTATTCCACCGCTAACCAGTCAATACCTCAACCTGGCGAAAAATTCTAGTCTAGCGATCGCCATCGGCTTCCCTGATGTTTATTTCGTTGCTTCCACGACCTTTAACCAGACAGGTCGTGCTGTGGAGGTGATGCTGCTGATCATGATTACCTATCTCACCATTAGTCTGACAATCTCCCTACTGATGAATCTATACAACCAAACTGTGCAACTGAAGGAGAGGTAG
- the cbiE gene encoding precorrin-6y C5,15-methyltransferase (decarboxylating) subunit CbiE — protein MTPVHVVGIGLDGAVGLVESVREMVLRATLLIGSDRHLSYFPNHPAERLVLGDFTQAIDKIRTALAAGSSCIVVLVSGDPLFFGLGRLLLTELPLEYLTFHPHLSAVQLAFNRIKVPWQDARFISAHGRSIDELMQALQQGADKIAVLTDRTNTPGAIARLVLALDLPSHYQFWVCENLGGEAERVQSWSIAEILEQTFAPLNVVILLRQSSSALQQLNLAALPQLGLPDHLFLSFSDRPGLMTKREVRILVLGELALQPGQTIWDIGAGTGSVSIEIARLFPTSKVYAIEKTAAGTALISQNCRRFQVENVISIHGSAPDVLHQLPAPGRIFIGGSGGNLSQILDACSSLAAGGVLVMALATLEHLNTALGWLKACSNWNYQLLQVQLSRSVPVGQLTRFAPLNPVTILTALQNANQQQDD, from the coding sequence ATGACTCCAGTACATGTGGTTGGGATTGGTTTAGACGGGGCAGTTGGGCTGGTTGAGTCGGTGCGAGAGATGGTTTTGAGGGCGACGCTGCTAATTGGGAGCGATCGCCACTTGAGTTACTTCCCTAACCACCCAGCTGAGCGTTTAGTACTGGGAGACTTTACTCAGGCAATTGATAAAATTCGCACAGCATTGGCAGCTGGTTCTAGTTGCATTGTGGTTTTAGTTTCAGGCGATCCACTATTTTTTGGCTTAGGACGGTTGCTGCTAACAGAACTTCCTCTAGAGTATTTGACCTTTCACCCTCATCTCAGCGCGGTTCAGCTGGCTTTCAATCGAATTAAGGTTCCCTGGCAGGATGCGCGATTTATTAGCGCTCATGGACGCTCTATTGATGAGTTGATGCAGGCACTACAGCAGGGAGCAGACAAAATTGCCGTGCTAACTGATAGGACTAATACGCCTGGTGCGATCGCTCGCCTGGTGCTAGCTTTGGATTTGCCCAGTCATTACCAGTTCTGGGTTTGCGAGAACCTGGGTGGCGAGGCAGAACGAGTTCAGTCTTGGTCGATTGCGGAAATCCTAGAGCAGACTTTCGCACCACTGAATGTGGTCATCTTACTCCGCCAGTCTAGTTCAGCGCTGCAGCAACTGAATTTGGCAGCTTTACCTCAGCTGGGTTTACCAGATCATCTGTTTCTCAGTTTTAGCGATCGCCCTGGACTAATGACTAAGCGCGAGGTCAGGATTTTAGTTCTGGGAGAACTCGCTCTCCAACCAGGACAAACTATCTGGGATATAGGAGCAGGAACTGGTTCAGTTTCGATTGAAATTGCCCGCTTATTCCCGACTTCTAAGGTGTATGCGATCGAGAAAACTGCTGCTGGTACTGCCCTGATTTCGCAGAACTGCCGCCGGTTCCAGGTGGAAAACGTCATCTCCATCCATGGCAGTGCACCCGACGTTTTGCATCAACTTCCAGCCCCTGGGCGCATCTTTATTGGCGGCAGCGGTGGCAACTTAAGTCAAATTCTGGATGCCTGTTCTAGCTTAGCTGCGGGAGGAGTTTTGGTCATGGCTCTAGCTACCCTAGAACATCTCAACACTGCTCTGGGTTGGCTTAAAGCATGCAGCAACTGGAATTATCAGCTATTGCAAGTGCAGCTATCCCGCTCAGTACCAGTGGGGCAACTAACTCGCTTCGCTCCCCTCAATCCGGTTACGATTCTGACTGCATTACAGAATGCCAATCAGCAGCAAGATGATTAG
- a CDS encoding GNAT family N-acetyltransferase: MHIEPLSYKTLEAAIDLVNEIFPHQNLFEKASLTFRFSLQNSIISQLAFSVIGITEARYWVAIDEDSRKVIGTTGLYCYKKDRDEAYWLGWTCVAPEARGQGIGGKLVDFCIAKARTAGKQFLRLYTSNHSNQAIAQILYEKRGFRLIGGSQIRGTQFKKLYCELEL, translated from the coding sequence ATGCATATTGAACCGCTCTCTTATAAAACGCTTGAGGCAGCAATTGATTTAGTAAACGAGATTTTTCCCCACCAGAACCTATTTGAAAAAGCAAGTTTAACATTTCGATTTAGCCTTCAAAATAGTATAATCTCCCAACTAGCTTTTTCTGTAATCGGAATTACCGAAGCTCGCTATTGGGTTGCTATTGATGAAGATTCTAGAAAAGTAATAGGAACTACCGGATTATATTGCTATAAGAAAGATCGAGATGAAGCCTATTGGCTTGGTTGGACGTGTGTGGCTCCTGAGGCTCGCGGTCAAGGAATTGGCGGGAAATTAGTTGATTTTTGCATCGCCAAAGCACGAACAGCAGGCAAGCAGTTTTTACGGCTATACACATCCAATCATTCTAACCAAGCAATTGCACAAATTCTTTACGAAAAGCGAGGATTCCGGCTGATTGGTGGTTCTCAAATTCGGGGCACTCAATTCAAAAAGTTATACTGCGAACTTGAGTTATAG
- a CDS encoding histone deacetylase — protein sequence MFVSPKMLPVALIYTPDFAVHDPGQISVEGNNLYHLVGGQQLLDPVYTLDAIQFPYQVVSPVPHPEASSRLTAALAALTDYGLTQYLTILEPEPATAAELQTVHTPEYIAKVQAVSATGGFLAESTYLSPGSYETALLAAGAGINAAKGILSGRFTSALSLNRPPGHHAGAEYAGGFCLFNNAVIAAKYCLEQGGMKRVLLLDWDLHHGNGTHEIVQHDPRIIFCSLHQFGPELYPQTGNIDEIGFNGNVINLPLPAKLGDEEYWAIFQATAPALIEQARPDIVIISAGFDGHFNDINHLYLYDPGAGFCLSAQLYHKLTSLVAEATAAIGGNYLLLLEGGYNALNLGNCLANTSAAMLGLPPVIEETLPPSKEVLNNFDLEAYVATLNAVHQGNWQFSL from the coding sequence ATGTTTGTCAGCCCCAAGATGCTACCAGTCGCACTTATCTATACTCCTGATTTTGCCGTCCACGACCCAGGTCAAATCAGCGTCGAAGGCAATAACCTATATCACCTTGTAGGCGGACAACAGTTACTTGACCCGGTTTACACCCTAGACGCAATTCAGTTTCCCTATCAAGTCGTTAGCCCTGTGCCACACCCGGAGGCAAGTAGCCGCTTGACAGCAGCATTGGCAGCGCTCACAGACTATGGATTGACTCAGTACCTGACTATTCTTGAGCCAGAACCGGCAACGGCAGCCGAATTACAGACGGTACACACCCCTGAATACATTGCTAAAGTTCAGGCGGTTAGTGCGACGGGTGGATTTCTAGCCGAGTCTACCTATCTTAGCCCTGGCTCTTACGAAACAGCCTTGCTCGCGGCTGGTGCCGGAATCAACGCTGCCAAGGGGATATTGTCCGGGCGTTTCACTAGTGCTTTGAGCCTAAATCGTCCACCGGGACACCATGCTGGAGCTGAATACGCTGGAGGCTTCTGCCTGTTTAACAACGCTGTGATCGCTGCCAAGTATTGCTTGGAACAGGGTGGAATGAAGCGCGTTTTGCTGCTAGATTGGGACTTACATCACGGCAACGGTACCCACGAGATTGTACAGCACGACCCGCGGATTATTTTTTGTTCACTCCATCAGTTCGGACCAGAGCTTTACCCCCAAACAGGCAATATTGACGAGATTGGATTCAATGGTAACGTTATCAACCTACCACTACCGGCAAAGCTAGGGGATGAGGAGTACTGGGCAATTTTCCAGGCTACTGCGCCCGCTTTGATTGAGCAGGCTAGACCCGACATCGTGATTATCTCGGCAGGCTTTGACGGGCACTTTAATGATATTAATCACCTCTACCTGTACGACCCGGGCGCTGGCTTCTGCCTAAGCGCACAACTTTACCACAAGCTAACTAGTCTGGTAGCAGAGGCAACTGCTGCTATTGGGGGGAATTACTTGCTATTGCTGGAAGGTGGTTACAATGCACTTAACCTTGGCAATTGCCTAGCTAACACGTCTGCTGCTATGTTGGGTCTGCCGCCTGTAATCGAAGAGACGCTGCCACCAAGCAAGGAAGTGTTGAATAACTTTGACTTAGAAGCATATGTCGCCACACTCAATGCTGTACACCAAGGTAATTGGCAGTTTTCTCTGTAG
- a CDS encoding cobalt-precorrin-8X methylmutase translates to MELPIHPIMQQSFAVIDREIGAHNFSPAEYAIIRRVIHSTADFEFQQLIRFSSAAIETGIAALRRRIPIVTDVGMVKHGVAGLVAKTFGNPLISAVERASVPLPGKTRTETGLLLCAEEFPEAIFVIGNAPTALLALCNALPAAPVSPSLVIGAPVGFISVLDSKAALAQAPVNQIRVEGRKGGSPVAAAILNALIVLAWERSRAGGAGGAGEAGED, encoded by the coding sequence ATGGAATTACCCATTCATCCCATTATGCAGCAGAGTTTTGCTGTGATTGATCGTGAAATCGGCGCACACAACTTTAGTCCAGCTGAATACGCCATTATCCGACGGGTGATTCACAGCACCGCTGACTTTGAATTCCAGCAGCTAATTCGCTTTAGTTCAGCAGCGATAGAGACAGGAATTGCCGCCTTACGCCGCCGCATACCCATTGTTACTGATGTGGGCATGGTCAAACACGGTGTGGCTGGATTGGTAGCAAAAACCTTTGGCAACCCGTTGATCAGTGCGGTTGAACGGGCATCTGTGCCGCTTCCAGGTAAAACACGCACGGAAACTGGCTTACTTCTGTGCGCTGAGGAATTTCCAGAAGCGATTTTTGTGATTGGCAATGCACCCACGGCGCTACTGGCTCTTTGTAATGCATTACCAGCTGCCCCGGTTTCACCATCCTTAGTAATTGGTGCGCCAGTTGGTTTCATCTCTGTTCTGGATTCAAAGGCAGCATTAGCCCAAGCCCCAGTTAATCAGATTCGCGTTGAGGGTCGCAAGGGAGGTTCACCAGTTGCAGCTGCTATTCTCAATGCTTTAATCGTGTTGGCTTGGGAGCGTTCTAGAGCAGGGGGAGCAGGAGGAGCAGGGGAGGCAGGGGAAGATTAA